One Ctenopharyngodon idella isolate HZGC_01 chromosome 9, HZGC01, whole genome shotgun sequence DNA window includes the following coding sequences:
- the dnajc28 gene encoding dnaJ homolog subfamily C member 28 has protein sequence MSCWVLLRLHSGDLRISLLPLCCSLSLRALSSGAISRSLKGSYRLLQLPDDGASSPTEIKEAYLRMAKLYHPDSGAPTADAALFSQIEEAYRAVLAHLGRQKSASQYTQSLEEEEEDKVRGNAPQHRHYLSFEGVGSGTPSQRERQYRQFRVDRATDQVLEYRRKEMEKAAAEEGAMVTRDARLRSKQIKITQAVERLVEDLIQESMARGDFQNLSGTGKPLNKFDHNPYMDPMTHNLNRILIDNGYQPEWIVAQKEIRETIAKMRERLQEVRARLGEPMRQSETLQWKEHCAVFADELGKLNKKVDNFNLIVPLMSRQMVHYSLKRELEKILKTDQLLRQEKEREKEREQKEQMETARTSQHTRQGLLTWVQNLLK, from the coding sequence ATGAGCTGCTGGGTATTGTTACGGTTACACAGCGGGGACCTTCGCATTTCCCTCCTGCCTCTGTGCTGTTCCCTCAGCCTGCGAGCCCTCAGCTCTGGAGCTATCAGCCGCAGCTTGAAAGGGAGCTACCGTCTGCTGCAGCTGCCTGATGATGGAGCCAGCAGCCCTACAGAGATCAAGGAGGCTTACCTACGCATGGCCAAGCTCTACCATCCAGATTCCGGTGCTCCCACGGCAGATGCGGCTCTTTTTTCCCAGATAGAGGAGGCCTATCGGGCTGTGCTTGCCCACCTCGGCCGGCAGAAGTCGGCCTCGCAGTACACCCAATCGCtggaggaagaagaggaagatAAAGTTAGAGGTAATGCCCCTCAACACAGACATTACCTCAGTTTTGAAGGAGTTGGTTCTGGCACTCCCAGTCAAAGAGAACGACAGTACCGGCAGTTTCGCGTTGACCGCGCCACCGACCAGGTTCTGGAGTACAGACGCAAGGAGATGGAGAAGGCGGCAGCGGAAGAAGGAGCCATGGTGACCCGGGATGCACGCTTGCGCAGCAAGCAGATCAAAATCACTCAGGCAGTAGAGAGGCTGGTTGAGGACCTCATCCAGGAGTCTATGGCCCGTGGAGACTTCCAGAACCTCAGTGGCACCGGCAAACCGCTCAACAAGTTTGATCATAACCCGTATATGGACCCCATGACGCACAACCTCAACAGAATACTCATCGACAACGGTTACCAGCCTGAATGGATTGTGGCACAGAAGGAGATCAGGGAAACCATTGCTAAAATGAGGGAGAGGTTGCAGGAGGTCAGGGCCAGGCTGGGGGAACCCATGAGACAATCTGAAACCCTCCAGTGGAAGGAGCACTGCGCTGTGTTTGCTGATGAACTGGGGAAACTCAATAAGAAAGTGGACAATTTCAACCTGATTGTCCCTTTAATGAGCAGGCAGATGGTGCATTATAGCCTGAAGAGAGAGCTGGAGAAAATACTGAAAACTGATCAGCTGCTCAGGCAGgagaaggaaagagaaaaagaaagggaGCAAAAGGAGCAGATGGAGACAGCAAGAACATCTCAGCACACCAGACAAGGACTCCTCACATGGGTGCAGAATCTACTTAAATGA
- the rcan1a gene encoding calcipressin-1a isoform X3, with amino-acid sequence MHLKTMKCNPFCLIASLEDPDMFNRPEERASFEDLFRAFDQNVTFQFFKSFRRVRINFTNALAAAEARAKLHKSDFNGREVRLYFAQSVHIGSPHLEPPKPDKQFLLSPPPSPPVGWEQAKDATPVINYDLLCAISRLGPGEKYELQPGTPTTPSVVVHVCENDQESSGNEEDMDGGRRPRPKIIQTRRPEYTVTQ; translated from the exons ATGCACCTGAAAACCATGAAGTGCAACCCTTTCTGCCTTATCGCTTCCTTAGAGGATCCGGATATGTTTAACAGACCCGAGGAGAGG GCTAGTTTTGAGGATCTCTTCCGTGCCTTTGACCAAAACGTCACCTTCCAGTTCTTCAAGAGTTTCCGTCGGGTGAGGATAAACTTTACCAATGCTCTGGCCGCTGCAGAGGCAAGAGCAAAACTCCACAAAAGTGACTTCAACGGCAGGGAGGTGCGACTCTATTTTGCCCAG TCTGTTCACATTGGCAGCCCACACCTGGAGCCTCCTAAACCAGATAAGCAGTTCCTCCTGTCCCCTCCGCCATCACCTCCTGTGGGTTGGGAGCAGGCAAAGGACGCCACACCTGTCATTAACTATGACCTTCTGTGTGCCATCTCCAGACTAGGGCCAG GTGAAAAGTATGAGCTCCAGCCAGGAACTCCCACCACTCCCAGCGTGGTTGTTCATGTTTGCGAGAATGATCAAGAAAGCTCAGGAAATGAGGAGGATATGGATGGTGGCAGACGTCCACGTCCAAAAATCATCCAGACCCGTCGTCCAGAATACACTGTCACGCAGTGA
- the mab21l3 gene encoding protein mab-21-like 3 — protein sequence MTNFTDEDLDNYLQNQVDLRHRLVSKSVEDVQKIIKDLTAEVSSKDARFQSIANSGVHNASLKDQPALVSKWSALLRGRCAYNPAIQVLSPTLYLISVPLQGLTGYKGRRTRQWRYYTLSGSRLLSPVREPEKLYQWLELESFVNPSQEWQDSRMTIEGDIVPAKVVNVFKEHLETSIKTCGLTSKVSMLESVGSVVRVAVETSEAQIEVELVPTVELMNYWPRRARWPRLFRRWPSTERARCIKSFGFNLMATSNYHWLLSFSRAEQVLLSNIDEDGGCRRKCYWVVRQLKEDIWCPGSKPVITAYHLQTLLFWTCEKYPCTRDWKDFRGCVLRLVQKLHKCVSQHYLRHYFVRSHNLLKYSNTNELDDVAKKINNFLDNPGTYVH from the exons ATGACCAACTTCACAGATGAAGATCTGGACAACTATTTGCAAAATCAG GTTGATCTCAGACATCGGCTGGTTTCAAAGTCTGTAGAAGATGTGCAGAAAATCATAAAAGATCTTACGGCTGAGGTCAGCTCAAAGGATGCTCGTTTCCAGTCCATTGCAAACTCTGGAGTACATAATGCCAGCCTCAAA GACCAGCCAGCTTTAGTTTCAAAATGGTCTGCATTACTCAGAGGAAGATGTGCATACAACCCAGCCATCCAA GTGCTCAGTCCAACTCTGTACCTGATCTCGGTGCCTCTACAGGGCCTGACGGGTTATAAGGGGAGGCGAACACGTCAGTGGCGTTACTACACGCTGAGTGGGTCTCGTCTCCTCTCACCGGTCCGTGAGCCAGAAAAGCTTTACCAGTGGCTGGAGCTGGAGAGTTTTGTCAACCCGAGTCAGGAGTGGCAGGATTCTCGCATGACCATTGAGGGTGATATTGTGCCAGCCAAGGTGGTGAACGTCTTCAAAGAGCATCTGGAGACATCCATAAAGACCTGCGGACTAACAA GTAAAGTGAGTATGCTGGAATCAGTTGGATCAGTGGTGCGTGTTGCTGTGGAAACATCAGAGGCACAAATTGAGGTGGAACTGGTTCCTACAGTGGAGCTAATGAACTACTGGCCGAGGAGGGCTCGGTGGCCCCGGCTCTTTCGGAGATGGCCTTCCACAGAGCGCGCTCGCTGCATTAAG TCGTTTGGATTCAATCTAATGGCCACATCAAACTACCACTGGCTGCTGTCATTCTCACGGGCAGAGCAGGTGCTGTTGAGTAATATAGATGAGGACGGCGGTTGCCGCAGGAAGTGTTATTGGGTGGTCAGACAGCTCAAGGAGGACATCTGGTGCCCTGGAAGCAAACCCGTCATCACTGCCTACCATCTACAG ACGCTGCTTTTCTGGACATGTGAGAAGTACCCCTGCACCAGGGACTGGAAAGACTTCAGGGGATGCGTATTACGGCTGGTGCAAAAACTACATAAGTGTGTTAGCCAGCATTATCTCCGGCATTACTTTGTACGATCCCACAACCTTCTGAAATACAGCAATACTAATGAGCTTGATGACGTGGCAAAGAAGATCAATAATTTCCTGGACAACCCAGGAACGTACGTTCATTAG